One region of Paraburkholderia acidiphila genomic DNA includes:
- a CDS encoding NADPH-dependent oxidoreductase — translation MSTVTTPAHPAAEIADALRALEARYGTPWSAPLPAWNETLDTLLAHRSVRNYADRPLPEGTLETLIAAAQSASTSSNLQTWSVVAVENPERKARLAELAGGQSHVRAAPLFLVWLADLSRLEAAGARSAASVEGLHYMETLVVGMIDAALAAQNAVVALESLGMSAVYIGGIRNQPEQVAAELGLPPRVLPVFGLCVGYPDETRPADVKPRLPQEVVLHREQYDAPSQAAAIAQYDEVIGGFQTAQGLSAAGWTARSLARWRSRESLHGRDRLRDALNALGFELR, via the coding sequence ATGTCCACCGTCACCACGCCCGCACACCCCGCTGCCGAAATCGCCGATGCCCTGCGCGCCCTCGAAGCGCGCTACGGTACGCCGTGGTCCGCGCCGCTGCCGGCCTGGAACGAAACGCTCGACACGCTGCTCGCGCATCGCTCGGTGCGCAATTACGCGGACCGTCCGCTGCCGGAAGGCACGCTCGAAACGCTGATCGCCGCAGCCCAATCGGCCTCGACTTCGTCGAACCTGCAGACGTGGAGCGTGGTTGCCGTAGAAAACCCCGAGCGCAAGGCGCGCCTTGCCGAGCTTGCGGGCGGCCAGTCGCATGTTCGCGCAGCGCCGCTCTTTCTTGTATGGCTCGCGGACCTCTCGCGCCTCGAAGCGGCCGGCGCGCGCAGCGCAGCGAGCGTCGAAGGTCTGCACTACATGGAGACGCTGGTCGTCGGCATGATCGACGCGGCGCTCGCCGCGCAAAACGCCGTGGTCGCGCTCGAATCGCTCGGCATGAGCGCTGTGTATATCGGCGGCATCCGCAATCAGCCCGAGCAGGTGGCCGCGGAACTCGGCCTGCCGCCGCGCGTGCTCCCCGTGTTCGGCCTGTGCGTGGGCTATCCCGACGAAACGCGCCCCGCCGATGTGAAGCCGCGCTTGCCACAGGAGGTCGTGCTCCATCGCGAACAGTACGACGCGCCCTCGCAAGCGGCCGCAATTGCTCAGTATGACGAAGTCATAGGCGGCTTCCAGACCGCCCAGGGATTGAGCGCAGCGGGCTGGACCGCGCGTTCGCTCGCGCGCTGGCGCAGCCGCGAGTCGCTGCATGGCCGCGACCGCTTGCGCGACGCGCTCAACGCGCTCGGCTTCGAGCTGCGCTGA
- a CDS encoding ketopantoate reductase family protein, giving the protein MKVAVMGAGAVGCFFGGMLARAGHDVVLIGRPQHVEAITRDGLRLEAQQFDERIGAPHLTASTKASAVAGADLVLFCVKSTDTESAGTEIKPHLGADTLVLTLQNGADNAERLRTVIPQDVAAAVVYVATEMAGPGHVRHHGRGELVIEPSRASEATARTLIDAGVPTEISPNVRGALWAKLIVNCAYNALSAITQLPYGRLVKGAGVSETMHDIVGECVAVARADGVTLPPDIDSAVPRIAQTMPGQYSSTAQDLARGKLSEIDHLNGYVVQRGAALGVPTPANRMLQTLVRLIEDKARAAI; this is encoded by the coding sequence ATGAAAGTCGCCGTCATGGGCGCAGGCGCAGTAGGCTGCTTTTTCGGCGGCATGCTCGCACGCGCGGGACACGATGTGGTCTTGATCGGCCGGCCCCAGCACGTCGAGGCCATTACGCGCGACGGACTGCGCCTCGAAGCGCAGCAGTTCGACGAGCGCATCGGCGCGCCGCATCTCACGGCCAGCACCAAAGCCTCCGCCGTGGCGGGTGCGGACCTCGTGCTGTTCTGCGTGAAGTCGACCGACACCGAAAGCGCAGGCACTGAAATCAAACCGCATCTGGGCGCCGACACGCTCGTGCTCACGCTGCAAAATGGCGCGGATAACGCGGAGCGCCTGCGCACCGTGATCCCGCAAGACGTGGCGGCCGCCGTGGTCTATGTCGCCACGGAGATGGCGGGGCCCGGCCACGTGCGCCATCATGGGCGCGGCGAACTGGTGATTGAACCTTCACGCGCAAGCGAAGCCACGGCGCGCACGCTCATCGATGCGGGCGTGCCCACGGAAATCTCGCCCAATGTGCGCGGCGCGCTGTGGGCGAAGCTGATCGTGAACTGCGCGTACAACGCGCTCTCGGCGATCACGCAGTTGCCCTATGGGCGTCTCGTGAAGGGCGCGGGCGTGAGCGAAACGATGCACGACATCGTCGGCGAATGCGTGGCCGTCGCTCGGGCCGACGGCGTGACGCTGCCGCCGGACATCGACAGCGCAGTGCCGCGCATCGCGCAGACCATGCCGGGCCAGTATTCGTCCACGGCGCAGGATCTCGCGCGCGGCAAACTCAGCGAGATCGATCACCTCAATGGCTACGTCGTGCAGCGCGGCGCGGCGCTTGGCGTGCCCACGCCGGCGAACCGCATGCTGCAAACGCTCGTGCGGCTTATCGAAGACAAGGCGCGCGCGGCGATCTAG
- a CDS encoding PaaI family thioesterase, protein MNLVAEMPAGLTGVEQLQHMLNGSRGPAIGETLGFKLVEVEEGRVVFEGTPGLHVYNPIGTVHGGYAATLLDSACGCAAHSRLGTNQGYTTLELKVAYHRPMTADTGPVRAEGRVLSIGRRAAFTEASITDAQGKLYASATSTLLVFDR, encoded by the coding sequence ATGAACCTCGTTGCTGAAATGCCCGCCGGCCTGACCGGCGTCGAACAGTTGCAGCACATGCTGAACGGAAGCCGTGGCCCGGCCATTGGTGAAACGCTTGGTTTCAAGCTGGTCGAAGTCGAGGAGGGCCGCGTCGTGTTCGAAGGCACGCCCGGTCTGCATGTGTATAACCCCATCGGCACGGTGCACGGCGGCTATGCCGCTACGCTGCTCGATTCCGCGTGCGGCTGCGCAGCACACTCGCGGCTCGGCACGAATCAGGGCTATACCACGCTGGAGTTGAAGGTCGCGTACCACCGGCCCATGACCGCCGATACCGGCCCTGTGCGCGCGGAAGGGCGCGTGCTCAGCATCGGCCGCCGCGCCGCCTTCACGGAGGCCAGCATCACGGATGCGCAGGGCAAGCTCTACGCATCCGCGACTTCCACCCTGCTCGTGTTCGATCGCTGA
- the boxA gene encoding benzoyl-CoA 2,3-epoxidase subunit BoxA — protein sequence MNGPLPVEILRQHLIDPEICIRCNTCEETCPIDAITHDGTNYVVKADVCNACMACVPPCPTGAIDNWRNVLKAEAYTIDEQFTWDELPAQKASVGAPAVAQESGDGAREAQAAPNAADTPVGGSDMVRGSTVPPWSAARPYVQLYTHKAPTTATVVGNYRLTDDATESDIHHIVLDFGAMPFPVLEGQSIGILPPGATPEGRAHHARQYSIASPRDGERPGYNNVSLTVKRVTRDHSGNATDGVCSNYLCDLKKGDVVSVIGPFGNTFLMPNHPNSHLLMICTGTGSAPMRAMTEYRRRRRLKGATGKLMLFFGARTQQELPYFGPLMNLPKDFIDTNLAFSRTPGQPKRYVQDAMRERAVDVAQLLKDGNTHVYVCGLKGMEDGVLQALQEIAEKHAMDWEALWDRLKREGRLHLETY from the coding sequence ATGAACGGTCCGCTACCCGTGGAAATTCTCAGGCAACACCTGATCGATCCCGAAATCTGCATACGCTGCAATACGTGCGAGGAAACGTGTCCCATCGACGCGATCACGCACGACGGCACCAACTATGTGGTCAAGGCCGACGTCTGCAACGCTTGCATGGCGTGCGTGCCGCCATGCCCGACCGGCGCGATCGACAACTGGCGCAACGTGCTCAAGGCCGAGGCGTACACCATTGACGAGCAGTTCACGTGGGACGAACTGCCCGCGCAGAAAGCATCGGTGGGAGCGCCGGCCGTCGCGCAGGAATCAGGCGATGGGGCCCGCGAAGCACAAGCGGCACCGAATGCTGCTGATACGCCCGTCGGCGGTTCCGACATGGTGCGCGGCTCGACCGTGCCGCCGTGGTCGGCCGCGCGCCCCTATGTCCAGCTCTACACGCACAAGGCGCCCACCACGGCGACCGTGGTCGGCAACTATCGCCTCACCGACGACGCGACCGAAAGCGACATCCATCACATCGTGCTCGACTTCGGCGCCATGCCGTTCCCGGTGCTCGAAGGCCAGTCTATCGGCATCCTGCCGCCGGGCGCGACTCCGGAAGGCCGGGCGCATCACGCGCGCCAGTATTCGATTGCGAGCCCGCGTGACGGCGAGCGTCCCGGCTACAACAACGTCTCGCTCACGGTGAAGCGCGTGACGCGCGATCACAGCGGCAACGCTACCGATGGCGTGTGCTCGAACTACCTGTGCGACCTGAAGAAGGGCGACGTGGTGAGCGTGATCGGGCCATTCGGCAATACTTTCCTCATGCCGAACCATCCGAACTCGCATCTGCTGATGATCTGCACGGGCACCGGTTCGGCGCCCATGCGCGCGATGACCGAATATCGCCGCCGCCGCAGGCTCAAGGGTGCGACCGGCAAGCTCATGCTCTTTTTCGGCGCGCGCACGCAGCAGGAATTGCCGTACTTCGGACCCCTGATGAATCTGCCGAAAGATTTCATCGACACGAATCTCGCCTTTTCACGTACGCCGGGGCAGCCTAAGCGCTATGTGCAGGACGCCATGCGGGAACGCGCGGTGGACGTCGCGCAGCTGCTCAAGGACGGCAACACGCATGTCTATGTCTGCGGGTTGAAGGGCATGGAGGACGGCGTGCTGCAGGCGCTTCAGGAGATCGCCGAGAAGCACGCGATGGACTGGGAAGCCCTGTGGGACCGTCTCAAACGCGAAGGGCGGCTGCATCTCGAGACGTATTGA
- the boxB gene encoding benzoyl-CoA 2,3-epoxidase subunit BoxB has translation MSTINYSEKIPNNVNLADDRALQRALEQWQPNFLSWWGDMGPEGSHGYDVYLRTAVSVDAGGWAHFDHVKMPDYRWGIFLTPGEADRKIHFGAHKGEAAWQDVPGEHRANLRRIIVTQGDTEPASVEQQRHLGLTAPSMYDLRNLFQVNVEEGRHLWAMVYLLHRYFGRDGREEAEALLDRRSGDDDNPRILGAFNEKTPDWLAFFMFTYFTDRDGKFQLSALSESGFDPLARTTKFMLTEEAHHMFVGESGISRVVQRTAQVMNELKTDDVKRLRAAGVIDLETIQRYLNFHYSVTIDLFGADHSSNAATFYSSGLKGRYEETKRDDDHQLEGQQYRLLDVQDGKLVEREVPMLNAMNEVLRDDYIKDSVAGVNRWNKVLEKAGIDARLAVPHKAFNRQIGTFAGVRVSPDGRVIGETEWAANEAKWLPTAEDRAYVASLMGRVIEPGKFANWIAPPAMGINRQPVDFEYVRFD, from the coding sequence ATGTCCACGATCAACTACAGCGAAAAGATTCCGAACAACGTCAACCTCGCCGACGACCGCGCGCTGCAGCGCGCCCTCGAACAGTGGCAGCCCAACTTCCTCTCGTGGTGGGGCGACATGGGCCCCGAAGGCTCGCACGGCTACGACGTCTATCTGCGCACGGCGGTGAGCGTCGACGCGGGCGGCTGGGCGCACTTCGACCATGTGAAGATGCCCGACTACCGGTGGGGCATCTTCCTCACGCCGGGCGAAGCGGATCGCAAGATCCATTTCGGTGCGCACAAGGGCGAGGCCGCGTGGCAGGACGTACCGGGCGAGCACCGCGCGAATCTGCGCCGCATCATCGTCACGCAGGGCGATACGGAACCCGCCTCCGTCGAGCAGCAGCGTCATCTCGGCCTCACCGCGCCCTCCATGTACGACCTGCGCAACCTGTTCCAGGTGAACGTGGAAGAAGGGCGGCACCTGTGGGCGATGGTGTATCTGCTGCATCGCTACTTCGGCCGCGATGGCCGTGAGGAAGCCGAAGCATTGCTGGATCGCCGATCGGGTGACGACGACAACCCGCGCATACTCGGTGCGTTCAACGAGAAAACGCCGGACTGGCTGGCGTTCTTCATGTTCACGTACTTCACCGACCGCGACGGCAAGTTCCAGCTTTCGGCGCTTTCTGAATCCGGCTTCGACCCGCTTGCGCGCACGACGAAGTTCATGCTGACCGAGGAAGCGCATCACATGTTCGTCGGCGAATCGGGCATCTCGCGTGTCGTGCAGCGCACCGCGCAGGTCATGAACGAACTGAAGACCGACGACGTGAAGCGCTTGCGCGCCGCGGGCGTGATCGACCTCGAAACGATCCAGCGCTACCTGAATTTCCACTACTCGGTGACGATCGACCTGTTCGGCGCCGATCACTCGTCGAATGCTGCGACGTTCTACAGCTCGGGCCTGAAGGGCCGCTATGAAGAGACCAAGCGAGACGACGATCACCAGCTCGAAGGCCAGCAATACCGCCTGCTCGACGTGCAGGACGGCAAGCTCGTGGAGCGCGAAGTGCCGATGCTTAATGCGATGAACGAAGTGCTGCGCGACGACTACATCAAGGACTCGGTAGCGGGCGTGAACCGCTGGAACAAGGTGCTGGAAAAGGCGGGCATCGATGCCCGGCTCGCCGTGCCGCACAAGGCATTCAATCGACAGATCGGCACCTTTGCGGGCGTGCGCGTTTCGCCGGACGGTCGCGTGATCGGCGAGACGGAATGGGCCGCGAACGAAGCGAAATGGCTGCCCACCGCGGAAGACCGCGCCTATGTGGCCTCGCTCATGGGCCGCGTGATCGAACCGGGCAAGTTCGCCAACTGGATCGCACCGCCGGCTATGGGCATCAACCGGCAGCCAGTCGATTTCGAATACGTGCGCTTTGATTGA
- the boxC gene encoding 2,3-epoxybenzoyl-CoA dihydrolase, with protein sequence MAAVETAVAPQRVDYRTEPAQYRHWKLTFDGAVATLGMDIAEDGGIREGYKLKLNSYDLGVDIELHDALQRIRFEHPEVRTVVLTSLKDRVFCSGANIFMLGLSTHAWKVNFCKFTNETRNGMEDSSRHSGLKFVAAVNGACAGGGYELALACDEIMLVDDRSSSVALPEVPLLGVLPGTGGLTRLTDKRKVRHDRADIFCTVVEGIRGERAKAWRLVDEVVKPNQFGQAVQARALELAAASDRPAGANGIALTRIERVEHDSGLSYATVDVAIDRAKRTATFTAKAPAAAPASDIESIVAAGASWWPLQFARELDDAILSMRTNELDIGTWILKTEGDARTVLAADAALLAHRDHWFVRETIGMLRRTLARIDVSSRSLFALIEPGSCFAGTFAELAFAADRTYMAALPANEDEEPAITLSEANFGLYPMVTHQSRLARRFYEETEPLDAVRAKIGEAVKPVEAEGLGLVTASPDDIDWPDEIRLALEERAVMSPDALTGLEANLRFNGPETMETRIFGRLSAWQNWIFNRPNAVGEKGALKVYGKGSKAQFDVARV encoded by the coding sequence ATGGCCGCAGTCGAAACCGCCGTCGCCCCGCAGCGGGTCGATTACCGCACCGAACCTGCGCAGTACCGGCACTGGAAGCTAACGTTCGACGGCGCGGTGGCAACGCTCGGCATGGATATCGCCGAGGACGGCGGCATTCGCGAGGGTTACAAGCTAAAGCTGAATTCGTATGACCTCGGCGTCGATATCGAACTGCACGACGCACTCCAGCGCATCCGCTTCGAGCATCCGGAAGTGCGCACCGTCGTGCTGACCAGCCTGAAGGACCGCGTGTTCTGCTCGGGCGCCAATATCTTCATGCTCGGCCTTTCCACCCACGCGTGGAAGGTCAACTTCTGCAAGTTCACCAACGAAACGCGCAACGGCATGGAAGATTCGTCGCGCCATTCGGGCCTGAAGTTCGTTGCGGCCGTGAACGGCGCCTGTGCTGGCGGCGGGTACGAACTGGCGCTCGCCTGCGACGAGATCATGCTCGTGGACGACCGTTCTTCCTCGGTCGCGCTGCCGGAAGTGCCGCTGCTCGGCGTGCTGCCGGGCACGGGCGGCCTCACGCGGTTGACCGACAAGCGCAAAGTGCGCCACGACCGCGCCGACATTTTCTGCACCGTGGTGGAAGGCATACGCGGCGAACGCGCGAAAGCCTGGCGCCTCGTGGACGAAGTGGTGAAGCCGAATCAGTTCGGCCAGGCCGTGCAGGCGCGCGCGCTCGAACTCGCGGCGGCTAGTGACCGGCCAGCGGGTGCGAATGGCATTGCGCTCACACGCATCGAGCGCGTGGAGCACGACAGTGGCCTGAGCTACGCAACCGTCGACGTTGCGATCGACCGCGCGAAGCGCACCGCGACATTCACGGCGAAAGCGCCGGCCGCGGCACCTGCTTCGGATATCGAATCAATCGTCGCCGCTGGTGCGTCGTGGTGGCCGCTGCAGTTCGCGCGCGAACTGGACGATGCGATCCTCAGCATGCGCACGAACGAACTCGACATCGGCACGTGGATCCTCAAGACCGAAGGCGACGCGCGCACCGTGCTCGCCGCCGACGCCGCGCTGCTCGCGCACCGCGACCACTGGTTCGTGCGCGAGACGATCGGCATGCTGCGCCGTACGCTGGCGCGCATCGATGTCTCTTCGCGTTCGCTGTTCGCGCTGATCGAACCGGGCTCGTGCTTCGCAGGCACTTTCGCCGAACTCGCATTCGCTGCCGACCGCACGTACATGGCCGCGCTGCCCGCGAACGAAGACGAAGAACCGGCCATCACGCTCTCGGAAGCGAACTTCGGCCTCTATCCGATGGTCACGCATCAATCGCGCCTCGCGCGGCGTTTCTATGAGGAAACCGAACCACTCGATGCCGTGCGCGCAAAGATTGGCGAAGCGGTCAAGCCGGTCGAGGCGGAGGGCCTTGGTCTCGTGACGGCCTCGCCCGACGACATCGACTGGCCCGACGAAATCCGTCTCGCACTGGAAGAGCGCGCGGTCATGTCGCCCGATGCGCTCACCGGGCTCGAAGCGAACCTGCGCTTCAACGGCCCGGAAACGATGGAAACGCGCATCTTCGGGCGGCTCTCCGCGTGGCAGAACTGGATCTTCAACCGGCCCAACGCCGTGGGCGAGAAGGGCGCGCTCAAGGTGTACGGCAAGGGCAGCAAGGCGCAGTTCGACGTCGCCCGCGTCTGA
- a CDS encoding helix-turn-helix transcriptional regulator, with protein sequence MKQTYTAELPTEAADDAARGERAERDPFLTAMGERVRMLRARRGMTRKTLAAETGLSERHLANLESGVGNASVLVLRQIANTLNCPLAEVIGDVTTSSAEWLLIRELLQGRDPAALQRARVALAEMFSQTSADPHRNERIALIGLRGAGKSTLGRMLAQELKVPFVELTRVIEQLAGCPPSEIHSLYGASAYRRYEHRALEAVVAEHPRAVIASPGGLVSEPATFNVLLAHCFTVWLQAAPDEHMRRVVAQGDLRPMSGNSGNSEAMDDLKRILAGRSELYGRADMTFDTSEKTLADAYLQLRDRLAARLAAEAPRIE encoded by the coding sequence ATGAAGCAAACTTACACTGCCGAGCTGCCAACGGAAGCCGCCGACGATGCCGCGCGCGGCGAGCGCGCAGAACGCGACCCGTTCCTGACCGCCATGGGCGAGCGCGTGCGCATGCTGCGCGCGCGGCGCGGCATGACGCGCAAGACGCTGGCGGCGGAAACCGGGCTTTCGGAGCGGCATCTGGCGAATCTGGAGTCTGGGGTGGGGAATGCCTCCGTGCTGGTCTTGCGGCAGATCGCGAACACGCTGAACTGTCCGCTCGCCGAAGTCATCGGCGACGTCACGACCTCGTCGGCGGAATGGCTCCTGATTCGCGAGCTGCTGCAGGGGCGCGACCCGGCTGCCTTGCAGCGCGCGCGCGTGGCGCTCGCCGAAATGTTCTCGCAAACCAGCGCCGATCCGCATCGCAACGAGCGTATCGCGCTGATCGGCCTGCGCGGCGCGGGCAAGTCCACGCTGGGACGCATGCTCGCGCAGGAGCTGAAGGTGCCGTTCGTCGAGCTGACGCGAGTGATCGAACAGCTGGCGGGTTGTCCGCCTTCGGAGATTCATTCGCTGTATGGCGCGAGCGCCTATCGCCGGTATGAGCATCGGGCGCTGGAAGCCGTGGTCGCGGAGCACCCGCGCGCCGTGATCGCCTCGCCAGGCGGCCTCGTGTCCGAGCCGGCCACGTTCAACGTGCTGCTCGCGCATTGCTTCACCGTCTGGCTGCAGGCCGCGCCTGACGAGCACATGCGCCGCGTCGTGGCGCAGGGCGACCTGCGCCCCATGTCAGGCAATTCGGGCAACAGCGAGGCGATGGACGACCTCAAACGCATCCTGGCGGGCCGCAGCGAACTGTATGGCCGCGCCGACATGACGTTCGACACCAGCGAAAAGACGCTCGCCGACGCCTACCTGCAACTGCGCGACCGGCTCGCCGCCCGCCTCGCCGCCGAGGCGCCCCGCATCGAGTAA
- a CDS encoding benzoate-CoA ligase family protein, giving the protein MQIHAASPEHAAAVPPPAQFNFATHLFSLNAARAAKTAYIDDTLTLTYGELETQARRFATAMRALGVHTEERVLLVMLDTVELPIAFLGALYAGIVPVVVNTLLMPADYMYMLTHSRARVVIASGAVLPAVSAALAEAQCEDCQLIVSQPVSDRPQPVLADLIARAEPAPRAAQTGCDDIAFWLYSSGSTGKPKGTVHTHANLYWTVETYAKPILGIRESDIVFSAAKLFFAYGLGNGLSFPLSVGATTILMAERPTASAVFARLVQHRPTVFYGVPTLYANMMASPNLPARADVALRVCTSAGEALPRELGERFRAHFGSDILDGLGSTEMLHIFLSNRPGAVEYGTTGRPVPGYEIELRDENGALVADGEIGDLFIRGPSAAVMYWCNREKSRATFLGDWVKSGDKYRRLPGGAYVYAGRSDDMLKVSGQYVSPIEVEMVLMQHDAVLEAAVIGVDQGGLVKTCAFVVLKQAAADASHEALAGQLKAFVKTRLAPHKYPRDILFVDDLPKTATGKIQRFRLRQQFQS; this is encoded by the coding sequence GTGCAAATCCATGCAGCGTCGCCAGAACACGCCGCGGCTGTGCCGCCGCCCGCGCAATTCAACTTCGCCACGCACCTGTTCTCGCTCAATGCCGCGCGCGCTGCGAAGACCGCGTATATCGACGACACGCTCACGCTGACCTACGGCGAACTCGAAACGCAGGCCCGCCGCTTCGCGACCGCCATGCGCGCGCTCGGCGTTCACACGGAAGAACGCGTTCTGCTCGTGATGCTCGACACCGTCGAGCTGCCCATTGCCTTTCTCGGCGCGCTCTATGCGGGCATCGTGCCGGTGGTCGTCAACACGCTGCTCATGCCGGCCGACTATATGTACATGCTCACGCACAGCCGCGCGCGCGTGGTGATCGCGTCGGGCGCGGTGCTGCCCGCGGTGAGCGCAGCGCTCGCCGAAGCACAATGTGAGGACTGCCAGTTAATCGTTTCGCAGCCTGTTTCAGATAGACCACAACCCGTCCTCGCCGATCTGATCGCGCGCGCCGAGCCCGCCCCGCGCGCCGCGCAAACCGGCTGTGACGACATCGCGTTCTGGCTCTACTCCTCGGGATCGACGGGAAAACCCAAAGGCACGGTGCATACGCACGCCAATCTCTACTGGACCGTCGAGACTTACGCGAAGCCCATTCTCGGCATACGCGAAAGCGACATCGTGTTTTCGGCGGCCAAGCTGTTCTTCGCCTATGGCCTCGGCAACGGTCTGTCGTTTCCGTTGTCGGTGGGCGCGACCACGATCCTGATGGCCGAACGCCCCACCGCCAGCGCCGTATTCGCGCGCCTCGTGCAGCATCGCCCCACCGTGTTCTACGGCGTGCCCACGCTCTACGCGAACATGATGGCCTCGCCCAATCTCCCCGCACGCGCCGATGTCGCGCTGCGCGTGTGCACCTCCGCGGGCGAAGCGCTGCCGCGCGAACTGGGCGAGCGCTTCAGGGCGCACTTCGGCAGCGACATTCTCGACGGCCTCGGCTCCACGGAAATGCTGCACATCTTCCTCTCGAACCGGCCAGGCGCCGTCGAATACGGCACCACGGGCCGCCCCGTGCCCGGCTACGAAATCGAACTGCGCGACGAGAACGGCGCGCTCGTGGCCGACGGCGAGATCGGCGACCTCTTTATCCGCGGGCCGAGCGCGGCCGTGATGTACTGGTGCAATCGCGAGAAGTCGCGCGCGACCTTCCTCGGCGACTGGGTGAAAAGCGGCGACAAGTACCGGCGCCTGCCGGGCGGCGCCTATGTCTATGCGGGCCGCAGCGACGACATGCTCAAGGTGAGCGGCCAGTACGTTTCGCCTATCGAAGTCGAAATGGTGCTCATGCAGCACGACGCGGTGCTCGAAGCCGCCGTGATCGGCGTCGATCAGGGCGGGCTCGTGAAGACCTGCGCATTCGTCGTCCTCAAGCAGGCGGCAGCGGACGCCTCGCACGAAGCACTGGCCGGGCAGCTGAAGGCGTTCGTCAAAACGCGGCTCGCGCCGCACAAGTATCCGCGCGACATTCTGTTCGTCGACGATCTGCCGAAAACGGCGACCGGTAAAATCCAGCGTTTCCGGCTGCGTCAGCAGTTTCAGTCGTGA
- a CDS encoding alpha/beta fold hydrolase — MNDSEFADLPTADTHHAHDALRIEYRWIGAADSEAPLAVFLHEGLGSIAMWKDWPAALCERLGMRGLVYSRPGYGRSTPRAPGVKWPVDFMAQQAREVLPALLDTLGVSAAERKRMWLIGHSDGASIALLYAAAFPEALEGAVAIAPHVFVEDISVASIAEAKVAYETTRLRERLARYHDDVDSAFYGWNDIWLEPAFRAWNIVGDLASIRAPLLAVQAVDDHYGTMAQVEAIGAAAPHARVHALAHGGHSPHRDAPQPLDDAIEQFISAHRKPSA; from the coding sequence ATGAACGATAGCGAATTTGCCGACCTGCCCACCGCCGATACACACCACGCGCACGATGCGCTGCGCATCGAATATCGCTGGATCGGCGCGGCAGACAGTGAGGCGCCGCTCGCCGTGTTCCTGCACGAGGGTCTCGGCTCGATCGCCATGTGGAAGGATTGGCCCGCCGCGCTTTGCGAGCGCCTGGGCATGCGCGGGCTCGTCTATTCGCGCCCGGGTTACGGGCGCTCCACACCGCGCGCGCCAGGCGTGAAATGGCCCGTCGATTTCATGGCTCAGCAGGCGCGCGAGGTCTTGCCCGCCCTGCTCGACACACTCGGTGTCAGCGCAGCCGAACGCAAGCGCATGTGGCTGATCGGTCATAGCGACGGCGCATCCATCGCGCTGCTCTACGCCGCCGCTTTTCCCGAAGCGCTCGAAGGCGCGGTGGCGATTGCGCCGCACGTGTTCGTGGAGGACATCTCCGTCGCAAGCATCGCCGAGGCGAAGGTTGCGTACGAAACGACCCGCCTGCGCGAAAGGCTGGCACGCTATCACGACGATGTCGACTCCGCGTTTTACGGCTGGAACGACATCTGGCTCGAGCCCGCCTTCCGGGCCTGGAATATCGTCGGCGATCTGGCGTCGATTCGCGCGCCGTTGCTCGCCGTACAGGCCGTAGACGACCACTACGGCACCATGGCGCAGGTCGAAGCGATTGGCGCGGCCGCGCCGCACGCGCGCGTCCACGCACTCGCACATGGCGGCCATTCTCCGCATCGCGACGCGCCGCAGCCGCTGGACGACGCTATCGAGCAATTCATTTCCGCCCACCGCAAGCCTTCGGCCTGA